The genomic interval GATGTTCTCTCTGGCCAATTTACTCGCCATATCGGCCAAAGTTCCAGGAGTGTTGTCCAGTTCCACGGCCAGGACCTCGCTTTCGCCGAACACATAACCGGTATTCTGCAGTGCGGTTTTGGCCTTGGCCACGTCGTCCACCACCAATCGCACCACGCCCCAGTCGCGCTCGTCGACCAAGAGCGTACCCAGCACATTGACCCCCGCGCGTCCCAATTCGGTGCAGAGCTCTTGGAGGGTTCCCA from candidate division KSB1 bacterium carries:
- a CDS encoding amino acid-binding protein, yielding MAEMVKQLSVFVQNKVGTLQELCTELGRAGVNVLGTLLVDERDWGVVRLVVDDVAKAKTALQNTGYVFGESEVLAVELDNTPGTLADMASKLARENISVEFIYGSGAGQKALMILSTSNNKKASKLLR